tcctcgtaagttgtaaaataatatagtaattCTTTCTAAGTTTGCAACGTAATAGTACGGGAAAGGGTGGAATCTGCTCTGAACCAGATCGTTTGTTTTCTGCAATATGCAGTGATTGTCGCCAACTGGCAACCGAGCTGTCGAAATACACTGTTGGGTAAATTGTCAGTGGGTGGGATCACacggaccaaaacaaaaacagacattccTGCACGGAAAGCACATTTCAGAGTGGAATAACTAGCTATAGCCttgttttttggacaaaccAATACATGAACTTAGcatgttttctaaatgtctacgaacatattaaggtatagttttgatttaatatagtaaaattattatatacagCTCCTTTAACGTTCCATACAATACAATCACAAATAACGGTGCGTCACTGTAATtggaacggttgagtgatgttttgacCTGCAACTATgtcgtctcacagtcacgaagtaattggaacggttgagtgatgttttgacCTGCAACTATgtcgtctcacagtcacgaagtttccctgTCTACGACAGGGAAACTTTCCCTGCTGCAGGGATCTTCAACCGGAACCAAACTGTGCGCGCTAACGTTATTCGcttccaaagtgttttctatggccCTTACACGCCTACTATCCTTAAATAAAGATTgaatgcgagactctaattctgagatgttctctgtcagcctaactatttccctgcagtATTACATGTAAAGCCCTCACcactgacagagaaggctaagctaaacatatcaCATGAGGTGCAAGTGACATTAATAGGagtagaagccataactcaccagGTATGAAGCGTAATTCTGATTTACCAAGGTTTCTCAATGTATcgcagtatatactgtacacttaaaaagagaaacagtttgcacacaagacaaactagAAGGCAAGCTGATGTTCCACGTATAAACAGAAATCAAGCTAGCACGCtaatgctatgctaacggcgttgaGTTCACTATCAAGTTTGGTTTGGattttcaagtaaataacaaggacagtgttggactttaaaggcagtcctgcatgttcagaaatttgaagagacaatttggtcaaaagtaatatgaggttttattatcagatgtgaaaagtaatgacaaagctttgggttgtcagacgacctccaaaaagccaacaacccagatcatttcctgacatgcatatttatacagtatgtgacgtcgttctatcttctgactcctcccctGCCTTGTAAGGagtgctgctctctctctctccaccgaTCACCGTGTACCACATGTATCTGACTCCATTCCTCCTTCGCCAGTTTctgcaaaacatgtttttgcaaCACTTCTCTTCGCTAATTTGAGGAAGTGCCCTCTcgagacagtttcatatcgcaagacaacatgtaaaaatactttcagtaaaaaacactcaatcatctaatactttgaTTATGCAGCGTTGCTTCTTAATCCTatggttcaataaaacacatcaaaactcatgattatacttaaaacatatgcaatggattaattcataactctgtgtgtgtgttagttggtTAGACTCGTCAAAACGAGCTGTGATGATTCTGCACGTACACACAGTTAGTTCCTCTTCTGCGGTTAAGCtagtttcctgtttttctgttaCAAACAGTCTAATATTCGACAGAAATTTTCACTgagcaacacagcaaacacatttaaacaaacacaatgcaatgattattaatgaaattcacttattgattatatagtaattccttcatactcatattctgaataatatttccccaattccctctcttgacctcaTAAAGAGgtcacacatcttaaaacttaATCTTCTGTTAGGTCACTTGATAATAAAGGCATACTGTATGGAGGTGGAGTTACTTCTTTTTTCTCAAATCTGCTGTACAATAAATCTATCCAATCTTCCCACAGTCTTCATCTTGTTGCTGTTGTACtcaccctctctagtaatgTCTTATTATCTTTCAAAATTACACACTTCTTAAAACTTGATACCTTAAAATTTGCaagaaaacactcttaaaaaatacacttttaaacctgaaaattgaaaaacattgaaaaacactcaaaacacacaatgataaaacttgattataaggaataaatggttatttgtatgtctcacgtccgtgaacacttcactcagaatcttttgcactttcttgAAATCTAGCTTATCCAAGCCACACCCCAGCCTGGGGCTACTCGAGACACTTCTTACTCTATGAGCCACACACcaatctctcatgtgttttaggcttttctgtgaaacagtcaTACGTTGGTAAATCAGTGCACTTGTTCTTTGGTTATTAGGTGAAACACAGTCCTGTCTCTTTCCCTGGGTTACTGCCACTCACCcggttttttattttgacaccTTACTTTTTCCACTCCAAATTTCTCCTTGAACTGTTTTGCAATACCTGCCCCGTATGCACAATCAGCACTTACACAGTGAGCtaatggttctgtgtgtgggcttgtgaaGATAtcacctgttttgtgtataatttggagctgttggtgttgtccatggcaatttcagtgtctgttttaccgTACTCTCTGTATctgtatcctccctctcttggacctgagtcctcaggtccaaaccagtgtcagcaagagacctagaagggggtcacaagctacacaggatgttaaatggaaccaagtgTCTCCTTTGCCTTGGAGTTGCACACAATGTGAGGTGCGAGCTGTCACACGTATAGGTTGAGACCACCGTGGTTCATTCCACTTTCTGCGGAATTTTCTGATCCTGACCCAGTCTGTTGTGACTGGTAATGGCAGTTCCTCAGGTTGCACTGGTACAGGAGTcacctgatgggaaaaggttcgaatcagagctgttagtttatcaaaatacacagtatgaGACAATGGTTGCACGGTGTCTTCTCTCAACGCCGTACTGGGACCTGGAAATTGACGACCTGTAAGCAATTCAAAGGGTGTAAAGCCTGAGATCCTGTTAACAGAAGAACGGATAGACATTAGAGCAATTGGCAATGCAGATAGCCAGTTCAATTTtgtctgtgcacagatttttGCCAATTTTAGTTTTAACGTTAAGTTCAACCTCTCAACCTTACCTTGGCTTTCCGGATGATGGACTGCTCCGTACGCATGCGTGAGGCCTAGGGCCTGTTCAACAACTCtcaaatggtcatttttaaagtGAGTGCCGTTATCCGATCTGACACGTCTGGGGAACCCATAATGTGGAATGTAATGGTTGATTAGACACTTTATCACGGCCGTACTGTCCTCTCGGCCGACAGGATATGCTTCAGGccaaccagtgaaataatcaacaatcaccaaaacatagcgTTTACCATGTACTTTTGTGATCATGTCTGTGAAATCAATCACAATTTCCTCCCCTGGGCCTGATGTCAAAGGAAATGAACCTTTCTTTGGTTTGATACTGGGTTTCACATTATGTTCCTGACAGATAGAACAACTTGTCACGTGACCTGACACCATTGATTGCAAAAATGGATGCCACCAATGTTCAAGAActctcatcatttgtttatcattgacatGGCTGAGACCATGAGCTTGAGTTAACATTGAGCCGGACAGTGACACAGGCAATGCCGGACGTCCGTCTGGCGCTTGCCATAGACCATCACTAGCACAGATGCCTCCATGCTGTGACCAAACTGATTGTTCTTCAGGGGCagatttctgttgttcttttATCAGATATTCTCTAGTGAATCTTGGCAAAAGATCAGTACAAGCTCCGTCTGATCTCACCACCTGCTGATTGGCAACATAGCCAGCCGCAGTTTTGGCAGCTAGATCAGCTGCATTGTTTCCATCAGTGATATGGGAATCATTTTTGGAATGTCCTGGACATTTAATTACTGCTACCTCTTTGGGTATCATCAGAGCCTCTAAAAGGTCTCTGGCTTCACATGCATGCGTAATTGGTCGACCTGTAGATGTGGTGAACCCACATCTTTGCCATAAGGGCATTTCCACGTGGACAGCTGTTACAACATATGCTGAATCGGAATATATGTTCACACGGGTCTCACCAGCATAGTACAAGGCTCTGGTTACTGCAAtcatctctgctctctgtgctgactgttttcctGTCAACAATTCAGATTCTCTGGTCACTAATGAACTCCCTACCTGTTCCACTACTGCATATGCTGCTTTCAGGCTACCATCTtctgctctgaaacaacaacCATCTGTGAAAAGTGTTCTAACTGGTGGTGGGCTAGTCAATGGAACAGCTGACAAATCTTCCCTGATTTTAGATGCTTTCTCAGTGATGGGTGCACAATCATGTGGTTGGCCTTCAGTCATCAGATCAGCCATGTTTATGCCttcatgtgtgtatgttagattTGGACTGGTCAGAATCTTGGCAATGCGTCTTTGTCGCAAAGGAGAAAACGTGAATGATGATGAATTTACAAAAGACATGATTGAATGTGTTGTCAGGATTGTTAATGGATGACCCATAACAATGTGTGAAGTCTTGTGTACTACCTTAGCCAGGCCTGCTGCGAACCTAGAACAAAGAGGTTGTCTCTGCTCCACACAGTCTAAAAGTACACTGGCATACATCAGAACTTTTCTCCTACCCTGGTCTTTTTGGAATAGGACACCGTGTGCACTGGATCCTGACTCAGAGGTATCCAGGAAAAATGGTAACTCATAATTAGCACAGCTCAGGTGCACTGCATGAGCTAATTGTGTCTTAAGGTCAATGAACGTCCGTTCAG
The sequence above is drawn from the Triplophysa rosa unplaced genomic scaffold, Trosa_1v2 scaffold2_ERROPOS903570, whole genome shotgun sequence genome and encodes:
- the LOC130550393 gene encoding protein NYNRIN-like, with the protein product MERGVITPYISDWNTPIFPVPKPGTNKYRLVHDLRNINSIVATPTMTVPNPYISLSTLTPAHQWFTCIDLANAFFCIPIAEECKACLAFTYRGCQYSYNRLPQGFILSPGIFNHVLKQQLQDCSLPENCVMIMYVDDLLLAATTEKACLEATRLVLLQLHKSGFKVSKDKLQVCRPCVTFLGRLITAQGSTLTGTQRQGILSHPKPTTVKDMLSFLGLTGFSRHYIPMYVSLTLPLRQLIKEHGMKNLKAELQWTPEAERTFIDLKTQLAHAVHLSCANYELPFFLDTSESGSSAHGVLFQKDQGRRKVLMYASVLLDCVEQRQPLCSRFAAGLAKVVHKTSHIVMGHPLTILTTHSIMSFVNSSSFTFSPLRQRRIAKILTSPNLTYTHEGINMADLMTEGQPHDCAPITEKASKIREDLSAVPLTSPPPVRTLFTDGCCFRAEDGSLKAAYAVVEQVGSSLVTRESELLTGKQSAQRAEMIAVTRALYYAGETRVNIYSDSAYVVTAVHVEMPLWQRCGFTTSTGRPITHACEARDLLEALMIPKEVAVIKCPGHSKNDSHITDGNNAADLAAKTAAGYVANQQVVRSDGACTDLLPRFTREYLIKEQQKSAPEEQSVWSQHGGICASDGLWQAPDGRPALPVSLSGSMLTQAHGLSHVNDKQMMRVLEHWWHPFLQSMVSGHVTSCSICQEHNVKPSIKPKKGSFPLTSGPGEEIVIDFTDMITKVHGKRYVLVIVDYFTGWPEAYPVGREDSTAVIKCLINHYIPHYGFPRRVRSDNGTHFKNDHLRVVEQALGLTHAYGAVHHPESQGKVERLNLTLKLKLAKICAQTKLNWLSALPIALMSIRSSVNRISGFTPFELLTGRQFPGPSTALREDTVQPLSHTVYFDKLTALIRTFSHQVTPVPVQPEELPLPVTTDWVRIRKFRRKWNEPRWSQPIRVTARTSHCVQLQGKGDTWFHLTSCVACDPLLGLLLTLVWT